One genomic region from Equus asinus isolate D_3611 breed Donkey chromosome 10, EquAss-T2T_v2, whole genome shotgun sequence encodes:
- the RUSC2 gene encoding AP-4 complex accessory subunit RUSC2 isoform X1, whose protein sequence is MPLFELSRMDSPPKLTGETLIVHHIPLVHCQVPDRQCCGGASGGSGSTRPNPFCPSELGITKPDQDLGQADSLLYNSRHSSTGGSARSADSTKSRGRDGRGPGAPKRHNPFLQQEGVAEPGLGDLYEDSIGDSATQQQSFHLHGAGQPTFQLSSFQLPPTGPRVGRPWGTRRSRAGVVEGQEQQPVTTLDTQECSTSYCCRPELEAETMELDECGGPGGSGSGGGASDTSGFSFDQEWKLSSDESPRNPGCTGSGPQHCRCSSTSSQSETADQSMGYVSDSSCNSSDGVLVTFSTLYNKMHGNSHANLNSAPQSCSDSSFCSHSDPGAFYLDLQTFPAEESHHPNNGGREGGYGCPHASSPELDANCNSYHPHCEPCPAVADLTACFQSQARLVVATQNYYKLVTCDLSSQSSPSPAGSSITSCSEEHTKISPAPGPGPHPGPSQPSEYYLFQKPEVQPEEQEAGGSSEEAAAPVGPAMIEGQVYTNTSPPNLSTGRQRSRSYDRSLERSPPVRLGSLERMLSCPVRLSEGPAALAGPSSPPRRVTSFAELAKGRKKAAGSGSPPLRVSIGDSSQDFSPIQETQQDRVGPLDKGTRCSHSLPPMPLGPGMDLLDPEPWSTQVCQGPQSSEMPPAGLRAAEQGPLAQLMDPGPALPGSPANSHPQRDARARADGGGAESRPVLRYSKEQRPTTLPIQPFVFQHHFPKQLAKARALHSLSQLYSLSGCSRAQQPAPLAAPTAQVPAPAPSGESQASANKGAGKAGPEPETSRPSPLGSYSPIRSAGPFGPSTDSSPSTSCSPPPEQATATESPPPWSHSCPPAVRPATSQQPPKEDQKILTLAEYRLHGTGSLPPLGSWRSGFSRAESLARGGGEGSMASRPSNANHLSPQALKWREYRRKNPLGPPGLSGSLDRRPQEARLARRNPIFEFPGSLSAAGHLNCRLNGQVVKPLPLTCPDFQDPFSLTEKPPAEFCLSPDGNSEAISIDLLQKKGLVKAVNTAVDLIVAHFGTSRDPGVKAKLGNSSVSPNVGHLVLKYLCPAVRAVLEDGLKAFVLDVIIGQRKNMPWSVVEASTQLGPSTKVLHGLYNKVSQFPELTSHTMRFNAFILGLLNIRSLEFWFNHLYNHEDIIQTHYQPWGFLSAAHTVCPGLFEELLLLLQPLALLPFSLDLLFQHRLLQSGQQQRQHKELLRVSQDLLLSAHSTLQLAQARGQEGPGDMDRAAHGERVKGVGAPEGGEDEEEEEETEEMAEAAGGSGRGRWAQGGQAGWWYQLMQSSQVYIDGSTEGSRFPRGGSNSSSGSSSEKKKGAGGRGPPPREGVVEGAEACPAPEETLGRAWPFWMGSPPDSVLAELRRSREREGSTAPPAENEEGTSEPSPGGIKWGHLFGSRKVQREARPTNRLPSDWLSLDKSMFQLVVQTVGARREPEPRESLQEPHPPALPSKPPCKVTALCHHLATGPGQLSFHKGDILRVLGPAKGDWLHCSRGTDMGLVPLAYVTLTPTSSPTPGSSQN, encoded by the exons ATGCCCTTGTTCGAACTTTCCAGAATGGATAGTCCCCCAAAGCTGACTGGAGAGACCCTCATCGTCCACCACATCCCCCTGGTGCACTGTCAAGTCCCAGACAGGCAGTGCTGTGGAGGGGCAAGTGGAGGTAGTGGGAGCACAAGACCCAATCCATTCTGCCCATCGGAGCTGGGCATCACCAAGCCTGATCAAGACCTAGGACAAGCTGACTCCCTGCTCTACAATAGTCGGCACTCTTCTACAGGGGGATCTGCACGGTCTGCAGACAGCACCAAGAGTAGGGGTCGGGATGGAAGAGGCCCTGGGGCCCCTAAACGACACAATCCCTTCTTGCAGCAGGAGGGTGTGGCTGAGCCAGGACTTGGTGACCTATATGAGGACAGCATTGGTGATAGTGCCACCCAGCAGCAGTCATTCCACCTGCATGGGGCTGGCCAGCCCACCTTCCAGCTATCCTCTTTCCAGCTGCCACCAACTGGCCCCAGAGTGGGCAGGCCATGGGGCACAAGACGTAGTCGGGCTGGAGTGGTGGAGGGGCAAGAACAGCAGCCAGTAACCACCTTGGATACCCAGGAGTGCAGCACTAGCTACTGCTGCCGGCCAGAGCTGGAAGCAGAGACCATGGAGCTGGATGAGTGTGGGGGGCCTGGTGGGAGTGGCAGTGGGGGTGGAGCCAGTGATACCTCTGGCTTTTCCTTTGACCAGGAATGGAAGCTCAGTTCAGATGAATCCCCAAGGAACCCCGGATGCACAGGCTCAGGACCCCAGCACTGCCGCTGCAGTAGCACATCCAGTCAGTCCGAGACGGCTGACCAGTCCATGGGCTATGTGAGTGACTCGTCCTGCAACAGCTCAGATGGCGTGCTTGTCACTTTCAGCACCCTCTACAACAAGATGCATGGCAACTCCCATGCCAATCTCAACTCAGCCCCGCAATCTTGCAGCGACTCTTCCTTCTGTAGCCATTCAGACCCTGGCGCCTTCTACCTGGACCTGCAAACCTTCCCTGCTGAGGAGTCCCACCACCCTAAcaatggaggaagggaaggaggctaTGGTTGTCCTCACGCCTCATCTCCAGAGCTTGATGCCAACTGCAACTCCTACCACCCACATTGTGAGCCCTGCCCAGCTGTGGCTGACCTCACAGCCTGCTTCCAGAGCCAGGCCCGTCTTGTTGTGGCCACACAGAATTACTATAAACTTGTCACCTGTGACCTGTCCTCCCAATCATCCCCAAGCCCAGCTGGCTCTTCCATTACTAGCTGCTCTGAGGAACACACCAAGATAAGTCCTGCACCAGGCCCTGGCCCACACCCTGGCCCTAGCCAGCCCTCTGAGTATTACCTATTCCAGAAGCCAGAAGTCCAGCCAGAGGAACAAGAAGCAGGGGGTTCCTCAGAGGAAGCAGCAGCTCCCGTGGGCCCTGCTATGATCGAGGGCCAAGTGTACACCAATACTTCACCCCCCAACCTTAGCACTGGACGTCAGCGCTCTCGAAGCTATGATCGCAGCCTCGAACGAAGCCCTCCTGTTCGCCTGGGCTCACTGGAACGCATGTTGAGTTGCCCAGTGCGCCTGAGTGAGggccctgcagccctggctgggCCTAGCTCCCCACCTAGGCGGGTCACCTCCTTTGCTGAGCTTGCCAAGGGCCGGAAGAAAGCTGCAGGCTCTGGCTCCCCACCACTTCGAGTGAGCATTGGAGACTCCTCCCAGGATTTCTCTCCTATCCAAGAAACCCAACAAGATAGGGTGGGCCCCCTGGATAAGGGCACTCGCTGTAGCCATAGCCTACCACCAATGCCATTGgggccaggcatggacctacttgACCCAGAGCCCTGGTCCACCCAGGTCTGTCAGGGCCCCCAGTCAAGTGAGatgccacctgctggcctcagAGCTGCTGAGCAAGGCCCCCTGGCCCAGCTGATGGATCCAGGGCCTGCTCTCCCAGGGAGCCCAGCCAACAGCCATCCTCAGAGGGATGCAAGAGCCAGAGCGGATG GGGGTGGTGCTGAGAGCCGACCAGTCCTTCGCTACAGCAAGGAGCAGAGGCCAACAACGCTGCCCATCCAGCCTTTCGTGTTCCAGCACCACTTCCCCAAGCAGTTGGCCAaggcccgggccctccacagccttTCCCAACTCTACAGCCTCTCGGGCTGCAGCCGTGCACAGCAGCCTGCCCCACTGGCTGCCCCCACTGCTCAagtcccagccccagctccttcAGGGGAGTCACAAGCATCCGCCAACAAAGGGGCCGGGAAAGCTGGGCCTGAGCCAGAAACCTCACGGCCATCACCCCTGGGCAGCTACTCCCCCATTCGGAGTGCTGGCCCCTTTGGGCCCAGCACCGACTCTTCTCCTTCCACTTcgtgctcccctcccccagagcaGGCCACAGCCACAGAAAGCCCACCCCCATGGAGCCACTCCTGTCCTCCTGCTGTCCGGCCTGCCACCTCCCAGCAGCCACCAAAGGAGGATCAGAAGATACTGACCTTGGCTGAGTACCGACTCCATGGAACAGGAAGcctgcctcctctgggctcctggaGATCTGGCTTCAGCCGAGCAGAGAGCCTGGCCCGGGGAGGTGGTGAGGGCAGCATGGCCTCCAGGCCCAGTAACG CCAACCACCTATCCCCTCAAGCACTCAAGTGGCGGGAGTACAGGAGGAAGAACCCACTAGGGCCGCCTGGCTTGTCAGGGAGCCTAGACCGAAGGCCACAGGAAGCTCGGCTGGCCCGAAGGAACCCCATCTTTGAGTTTCCTGGCTCCCTCAGTGCTGCTGGCCATCTGAACTGCCGGCTGAATG gtCAAGTAGTGAAGCCATTACCACTGACCTGCCCTGACTTCCAAGACCCCTTTTCCTTGACCGAGAAGCCTCCAGCTGAGTTTTGTCTGTCCCCAGATGGCAACTCAGAGGCCATTTCCATTGACCTGCTTCAGAAAAAAG GGCTCGTGAAAGCTGTTAACACTGCTGTGGACCTCATTGTGGCCCATTTTGGCACAAGCCGGGATCCTGGGGTGAAG GCAAAGCTTGGGAATAGTTCTGTGAGCCCCAATGTAGGCCACCTGGTTCTGAAGTACTTGTGCCCTGCCGTCCGGGCTGTGCTGGAGGATGGGCTCAAGGCCTTTGTGCTAGATGTCATCATTGGGCAACGGAAGAACATGCCGTGGAGTGTGGTTGAGGCTTCCACACAGCTAG GCCCATCCACCAAGGTCCTGCATGGCCTCTACAACAAAGTCAGCCAATTCCCAGAGCTCACCAGTCATACCATGCGCTTCAACGCCTTCATCCTCGGCCTGCTCAA CATCCGGTCCCTGGAGTTCTGGTTTAATCACCTCTATAACCACGAAG ATATCATCCAGACCCACTACCAGCCATGGGGCTTCCTGAGCGCAGCACATACCGTGTGCCCCGGCCTCTttgaggagctgctgctgctgctacagcCCCTGGCCCTGCTGCCCTTCAGCCTCGACTTGCTCTTCCAGCACCGGCTGCTGCAAagtgggcagcagcagcggcagcacaAGGAGCTGCTGCGGGTGTCCCAGGACCTGCTGCTATCCGCCCACTCAACGCTGCAGTTGGCCCAGGCCCGGGGCCAGGAGGGCCCTGGAGACATGGACAGGGCAGCCCATGGGGAGCGGGTGAAGGGTGTGGGTGCCCCAGAAGGTGgagaagatgaagaggaagaagaggagacagaagagaTGGCAGAGGCAGCTGGGGGCTCAGGGCGTGGCAGGTGGGCCCAAGGTGGGCAGGCTGGCTGGTGGTACCAGCTCATGCAGAGCTCCCAGGTCTACATCGATGGCTCCACTGAGGGTTCTAGGTTTCCCCGAGGTGGCAGCAatagcagcagtggcagcagcagtgagaaaaagaaaggagccgGAGGCAGGGGGCCACCCCCCCGAGAGGGAGTTGTGGAGGGAGCTGAGGCCTGCCCTGCCCCTGAGGAGActctgggcagggcctggccctTCTGGATGGGAAGCCCCCCTGATTCTGTGCTGGCCGAGCTGAGACGCAGTCGGGAGAGGGAGGGGTCGACTGCTCCCCCAGCAGAAAATGAGGAAGGAACCTCTGAGCCTTCACCTGGGGGCATCAAGTGGGGACACCTTTTTGGGTCCCGAAAGGTTCAGCGGGAAGCCCGGCCCACAAACAG GCTACCCTCAGACTGGCTGAGCCTGGACAAGTCCATGTTCCAACTAGTGGTGCAGACAGTGGGTGCCCGCCGGGAGCCAGAACCCAGGGAGAGCCTGCAGGAGCCAcaccctccagccctgccctccaaGCCTCCATG CAAGGTGACGGCACTGTGCCACCATCTGGCCACAGGCCCTGGACAGCTGAGCTTCCACAAGGGAGATATCCTACGGGTGCTGGGGCCAGCCAAAGGAGACTGGCTGCATTGCAGCCGTGGCACTGACATGGGCCTGGTGCCTCTGGCCTACGTGACATTGACCCCAACTTCAAGTCCAACACCCGGAAGCAGCCAAAACTGA
- the RUSC2 gene encoding AP-4 complex accessory subunit RUSC2 isoform X4 gives MPLFELSRMDSPPKLTGETLIVHHIPLVHCQVPDRQCCGGASGGSGSTRPNPFCPSELGITKPDQDLGQADSLLYNSRHSSTGGSARSADSTKSRGRDGRGPGAPKRHNPFLQQEGVAEPGLGDLYEDSIGDSATQQQSFHLHGAGQPTFQLSSFQLPPTGPRVGRPWGTRRSRAGVVEGQEQQPVTTLDTQECSTSYCCRPELEAETMELDECGGPGGSGSGGGASDTSGFSFDQEWKLSSDESPRNPGCTGSGPQHCRCSSTSSQSETADQSMGYVSDSSCNSSDGVLVTFSTLYNKMHGNSHANLNSAPQSCSDSSFCSHSDPGAFYLDLQTFPAEESHHPNNGGREGGYGCPHASSPELDANCNSYHPHCEPCPAVADLTACFQSQARLVVATQNYYKLVTCDLSSQSSPSPAGSSITSCSEEHTKISPAPGPGPHPGPSQPSEYYLFQKPEVQPEEQEAGGSSEEAAAPVGPAMIEGQVYTNTSPPNLSTGRQRSRSYDRSLERSPPVRLGSLERMLSCPVRLSEGPAALAGPSSPPRRVTSFAELAKGRKKAAGSGSPPLRVSIGDSSQDFSPIQETQQDRVGPLDKGTRCSHSLPPMPLGPGMDLLDPEPWSTQVCQGPQSSEMPPAGLRAAEQGPLAQLMDPGPALPGSPANSHPQRDARARADGQVVKPLPLTCPDFQDPFSLTEKPPAEFCLSPDGNSEAISIDLLQKKGLVKAVNTAVDLIVAHFGTSRDPGVKAKLGNSSVSPNVGHLVLKYLCPAVRAVLEDGLKAFVLDVIIGQRKNMPWSVVEASTQLGPSTKVLHGLYNKVSQFPELTSHTMRFNAFILGLLNIRSLEFWFNHLYNHEDIIQTHYQPWGFLSAAHTVCPGLFEELLLLLQPLALLPFSLDLLFQHRLLQSGQQQRQHKELLRVSQDLLLSAHSTLQLAQARGQEGPGDMDRAAHGERVKGVGAPEGGEDEEEEEETEEMAEAAGGSGRGRWAQGGQAGWWYQLMQSSQVYIDGSTEGSRFPRGGSNSSSGSSSEKKKGAGGRGPPPREGVVEGAEACPAPEETLGRAWPFWMGSPPDSVLAELRRSREREGSTAPPAENEEGTSEPSPGGIKWGHLFGSRKVQREARPTNRLPSDWLSLDKSMFQLVVQTVGARREPEPRESLQEPHPPALPSKPPCKVTALCHHLATGPGQLSFHKGDILRVLGPAKGDWLHCSRGTDMGLVPLAYVTLTPTSSPTPGSSQN, from the exons ATGCCCTTGTTCGAACTTTCCAGAATGGATAGTCCCCCAAAGCTGACTGGAGAGACCCTCATCGTCCACCACATCCCCCTGGTGCACTGTCAAGTCCCAGACAGGCAGTGCTGTGGAGGGGCAAGTGGAGGTAGTGGGAGCACAAGACCCAATCCATTCTGCCCATCGGAGCTGGGCATCACCAAGCCTGATCAAGACCTAGGACAAGCTGACTCCCTGCTCTACAATAGTCGGCACTCTTCTACAGGGGGATCTGCACGGTCTGCAGACAGCACCAAGAGTAGGGGTCGGGATGGAAGAGGCCCTGGGGCCCCTAAACGACACAATCCCTTCTTGCAGCAGGAGGGTGTGGCTGAGCCAGGACTTGGTGACCTATATGAGGACAGCATTGGTGATAGTGCCACCCAGCAGCAGTCATTCCACCTGCATGGGGCTGGCCAGCCCACCTTCCAGCTATCCTCTTTCCAGCTGCCACCAACTGGCCCCAGAGTGGGCAGGCCATGGGGCACAAGACGTAGTCGGGCTGGAGTGGTGGAGGGGCAAGAACAGCAGCCAGTAACCACCTTGGATACCCAGGAGTGCAGCACTAGCTACTGCTGCCGGCCAGAGCTGGAAGCAGAGACCATGGAGCTGGATGAGTGTGGGGGGCCTGGTGGGAGTGGCAGTGGGGGTGGAGCCAGTGATACCTCTGGCTTTTCCTTTGACCAGGAATGGAAGCTCAGTTCAGATGAATCCCCAAGGAACCCCGGATGCACAGGCTCAGGACCCCAGCACTGCCGCTGCAGTAGCACATCCAGTCAGTCCGAGACGGCTGACCAGTCCATGGGCTATGTGAGTGACTCGTCCTGCAACAGCTCAGATGGCGTGCTTGTCACTTTCAGCACCCTCTACAACAAGATGCATGGCAACTCCCATGCCAATCTCAACTCAGCCCCGCAATCTTGCAGCGACTCTTCCTTCTGTAGCCATTCAGACCCTGGCGCCTTCTACCTGGACCTGCAAACCTTCCCTGCTGAGGAGTCCCACCACCCTAAcaatggaggaagggaaggaggctaTGGTTGTCCTCACGCCTCATCTCCAGAGCTTGATGCCAACTGCAACTCCTACCACCCACATTGTGAGCCCTGCCCAGCTGTGGCTGACCTCACAGCCTGCTTCCAGAGCCAGGCCCGTCTTGTTGTGGCCACACAGAATTACTATAAACTTGTCACCTGTGACCTGTCCTCCCAATCATCCCCAAGCCCAGCTGGCTCTTCCATTACTAGCTGCTCTGAGGAACACACCAAGATAAGTCCTGCACCAGGCCCTGGCCCACACCCTGGCCCTAGCCAGCCCTCTGAGTATTACCTATTCCAGAAGCCAGAAGTCCAGCCAGAGGAACAAGAAGCAGGGGGTTCCTCAGAGGAAGCAGCAGCTCCCGTGGGCCCTGCTATGATCGAGGGCCAAGTGTACACCAATACTTCACCCCCCAACCTTAGCACTGGACGTCAGCGCTCTCGAAGCTATGATCGCAGCCTCGAACGAAGCCCTCCTGTTCGCCTGGGCTCACTGGAACGCATGTTGAGTTGCCCAGTGCGCCTGAGTGAGggccctgcagccctggctgggCCTAGCTCCCCACCTAGGCGGGTCACCTCCTTTGCTGAGCTTGCCAAGGGCCGGAAGAAAGCTGCAGGCTCTGGCTCCCCACCACTTCGAGTGAGCATTGGAGACTCCTCCCAGGATTTCTCTCCTATCCAAGAAACCCAACAAGATAGGGTGGGCCCCCTGGATAAGGGCACTCGCTGTAGCCATAGCCTACCACCAATGCCATTGgggccaggcatggacctacttgACCCAGAGCCCTGGTCCACCCAGGTCTGTCAGGGCCCCCAGTCAAGTGAGatgccacctgctggcctcagAGCTGCTGAGCAAGGCCCCCTGGCCCAGCTGATGGATCCAGGGCCTGCTCTCCCAGGGAGCCCAGCCAACAGCCATCCTCAGAGGGATGCAAGAGCCAGAGCGGATG gtCAAGTAGTGAAGCCATTACCACTGACCTGCCCTGACTTCCAAGACCCCTTTTCCTTGACCGAGAAGCCTCCAGCTGAGTTTTGTCTGTCCCCAGATGGCAACTCAGAGGCCATTTCCATTGACCTGCTTCAGAAAAAAG GGCTCGTGAAAGCTGTTAACACTGCTGTGGACCTCATTGTGGCCCATTTTGGCACAAGCCGGGATCCTGGGGTGAAG GCAAAGCTTGGGAATAGTTCTGTGAGCCCCAATGTAGGCCACCTGGTTCTGAAGTACTTGTGCCCTGCCGTCCGGGCTGTGCTGGAGGATGGGCTCAAGGCCTTTGTGCTAGATGTCATCATTGGGCAACGGAAGAACATGCCGTGGAGTGTGGTTGAGGCTTCCACACAGCTAG GCCCATCCACCAAGGTCCTGCATGGCCTCTACAACAAAGTCAGCCAATTCCCAGAGCTCACCAGTCATACCATGCGCTTCAACGCCTTCATCCTCGGCCTGCTCAA CATCCGGTCCCTGGAGTTCTGGTTTAATCACCTCTATAACCACGAAG ATATCATCCAGACCCACTACCAGCCATGGGGCTTCCTGAGCGCAGCACATACCGTGTGCCCCGGCCTCTttgaggagctgctgctgctgctacagcCCCTGGCCCTGCTGCCCTTCAGCCTCGACTTGCTCTTCCAGCACCGGCTGCTGCAAagtgggcagcagcagcggcagcacaAGGAGCTGCTGCGGGTGTCCCAGGACCTGCTGCTATCCGCCCACTCAACGCTGCAGTTGGCCCAGGCCCGGGGCCAGGAGGGCCCTGGAGACATGGACAGGGCAGCCCATGGGGAGCGGGTGAAGGGTGTGGGTGCCCCAGAAGGTGgagaagatgaagaggaagaagaggagacagaagagaTGGCAGAGGCAGCTGGGGGCTCAGGGCGTGGCAGGTGGGCCCAAGGTGGGCAGGCTGGCTGGTGGTACCAGCTCATGCAGAGCTCCCAGGTCTACATCGATGGCTCCACTGAGGGTTCTAGGTTTCCCCGAGGTGGCAGCAatagcagcagtggcagcagcagtgagaaaaagaaaggagccgGAGGCAGGGGGCCACCCCCCCGAGAGGGAGTTGTGGAGGGAGCTGAGGCCTGCCCTGCCCCTGAGGAGActctgggcagggcctggccctTCTGGATGGGAAGCCCCCCTGATTCTGTGCTGGCCGAGCTGAGACGCAGTCGGGAGAGGGAGGGGTCGACTGCTCCCCCAGCAGAAAATGAGGAAGGAACCTCTGAGCCTTCACCTGGGGGCATCAAGTGGGGACACCTTTTTGGGTCCCGAAAGGTTCAGCGGGAAGCCCGGCCCACAAACAG GCTACCCTCAGACTGGCTGAGCCTGGACAAGTCCATGTTCCAACTAGTGGTGCAGACAGTGGGTGCCCGCCGGGAGCCAGAACCCAGGGAGAGCCTGCAGGAGCCAcaccctccagccctgccctccaaGCCTCCATG CAAGGTGACGGCACTGTGCCACCATCTGGCCACAGGCCCTGGACAGCTGAGCTTCCACAAGGGAGATATCCTACGGGTGCTGGGGCCAGCCAAAGGAGACTGGCTGCATTGCAGCCGTGGCACTGACATGGGCCTGGTGCCTCTGGCCTACGTGACATTGACCCCAACTTCAAGTCCAACACCCGGAAGCAGCCAAAACTGA